One part of the Diadema setosum chromosome 6, eeDiaSeto1, whole genome shotgun sequence genome encodes these proteins:
- the LOC140230139 gene encoding adenosine receptor A2a-like, giving the protein MESYNASSSPVNVESTLMGSYLHRCLVIGAFTPLAIVIVIGNALVMLASCGEPTLWEPSYHFLACLALADLLAGLVAIPVEVFKRLVRSHATCTVETAVYFSIWSYIFTGVSSVVIVLVNIDKYIAITRPLRYVSLVTSRRVVIVVVVVWVGCLTYGFMFAYGSNDDQSLIEYCTSVPTPGSRVHHFVTSTFIVVFSVAVIVSNLRILAIAKSQARRIQMAAPHHPMGIPPPGPKLKQEVKAIRSILLLVVIFCVSLFPTCVWFAVEYFFDVSHLAFLLASDISFFLQNISSAANPFIYSTKNPFFRKAFRKMFPVFFKWFDGNNVNVDV; this is encoded by the coding sequence ATGGAATCATATAACGCCTCAAGCTCACCGGTGAACGTAGAATCTACTCTGATGGGAAGTTATCTCCATCGATGTCTTGTGATTGGCGCTTTCACACCTCTCGCCATCGTCATTGTGATCGGCAACGCTCTCGTCATGCTCGCCTCATGCGGGGAACCGACGCTGTGGGAACCAAGTTACCACTTCTTGGCTTGTCTGGCGCTAGCGGATCTCCTGGCGGGTCTGGTTGCCATACCTGTAGAAGTCTTCAAAAGACTTGTTCGAAGTCACGCTACTTGCACTGTGGAAACGGCAGTCTATTTCTCAATCTGGTCTTACATCTTCACCGGGGTATCTTCTGTGGTCATCGTACTGGTGAATATAGACAAATATATCGCCATAACTCGACCCCTACGGTACGTCTCACTGGTTACCTCCAGACGGGTTGTCATTGTGGTAGTTGTGGTGTGGGTGGGTTGTTTGACGTACGGTTTCATGTTTGCCTACGGCTCAAACGATGACCAATCTCTAATTGAATATTGCACATCTGTGCCGACACCTGGCAGCAGAGTTCACCACTTCGTCACCAGCACTTTTATCGTCGTGTTCAGCGTTGCCGTCATCGTCAGCAACCTCCGGATTCTCGCCATCGCCAAATCCCAGGCGCGCCGCATCCAGATGGCCGCTCCTCACCACCCCATGGGCATCCCTCCTCCGGGACCAAAGCTCAAGCAAGAGGTGAAAGCAATTCGCTCTATTCTACTTCTCGTAGTCATCTTCTGCGTCAGCTTATTCCCGACATGCGTTTGGTTTGCCGTCGAGTATTTCTTCGATGTAAGCCATCTTGCTTTCTTACTCGCAAGCGACATCAGCTTTTTCCTCCAAAACATCAGTTCAGCAGCGAACCCTTTCATCTACAGCACTAAAAATCCCTTCTTCCGGAAGGCGTTTAGGAAGATGTTCCCAGTCTTTTTCAAGTGGTTCGATGGTAACAACGTTAACGTCGATGTATAA